Proteins encoded by one window of Antechinus flavipes isolate AdamAnt ecotype Samford, QLD, Australia chromosome 4, AdamAnt_v2, whole genome shotgun sequence:
- the LOC127562431 gene encoding zinc finger protein 260-like encodes MGPGSLRPPPQEIVTFKDVAVDFTQEEWGLLNYPQKELYKEVMLENVWNLLSLGFPVPREDVISYFEEREAQWMLDPKGLRSCPSGEIRLQMKNIAEFSPSVDEIHKQTFMNDGPCVFTWREICATYERIHTGQKYDCNQCGKAFIQSALLIHQRIHTTENSHEYNQVKNYCNTHQRVHTGKKHYECNQCGKTFTRRDGFNAHQRMHTGEKPYKCNQCGKAFRVKRYLLAHQKVHTGENPYECKQCGKTFTWKSGFFRHQRIHTGEKPYECIQCGKAFTWKTGFIHHQRTHTGEKPYECKLCGKLFTQSAHVIVHQKIHTGENSHECKQCEKSFRVSSYLTAHQKIHNSQKPHEFKQCGNAFSQNSSSHQKIHTGENYECNRCGRAFTQRIHLIKHQRIHTGEKPYECNQCGKAFTWKNKLTKHQRIHTGEKPYECNQCGKAFREKRFLTEHQRTHTGEKPYECNQCEKAFREKRFLIEHQRIHSGEKPYECQQCGKAFTQRAHLIKHQRIHTGENAHECNQCEMSFRVKRYLIAHQRIHTGENLYECKQCGKAFTRKTVFFQHQRIHTGERPYKCNQCGKAFTWRTGFFQHQKIHTGEKPYECNQCGKAFTWRTDFIKHQRIHTGERPYECQQCGKAFTQRAHLTKHQRIHIGENSHECNQCEKSFRLKSYLIAHQRIHSGDNLYECKQCGKAFTQSTHLIVHQCNQCEKSMSKELSYCTSETS; translated from the exons ATGGGCCCTGGGAGCCTCAGACCCCCTCCTCAG GAGATAGTGACATTCAAGGATGTTGCTGTGGACTTCACCCAGGAAGAATGGGGCCTCTTGAACTATCCTCAGAAGGAGTTGTACAAGGAGGTCATGTTGGAGAATGTCTGGAACCTGCTCTCCTTAG GCTTTCCAGTTCCCAGAGAAGATGTGATTTCTTATTTTGAGGAAAGGGAAGCACAATGGATGCTGGACCCAAAAGGCCTAAGGAGCTGCCCTTCAG gagaGATCAGActccaaatgaaaaatattgcaGAATTCAGCCCTTCTGTGGATGAAATTCACAAGCAAACATTCATGAATGATGGTCCCTGTGTTTTCACTTGGAGAGAAATCTGTGCTACATatgagagaatccacactggacaGAAATATGattgtaaccaatgtggaaaggcttttatacaGAGTGCTCTTcttatacatcagagaatccacacaacAGAGAATTCTCATGAATATAATCAAGTGAAGAACTATTGTAATACGCATCAGAGAGTCCACACTGGAAAGAAAcattatgaatgtaatcaatgtggaaagacttttacacGGAGGGATGGTTTTAATGCACATCAGAGAAtgcatactggagagaaaccttataaatgtaatcaatgtggaaaggcttttagagttAAGCGTTATCTTCTTGCACATCAGAAAGTTCACACTGGAGAGAATCCTTATGAATGTAaacaatgtggaaagacttttacatgGAAGAGTGGTTTTTTccgacatcagagaatccacactggagagaagccttatgaatgtattcagtgtggaaaggcttttacatgGAAGACTGGTTTTATTCaccatcagagaacccacactggagagaaaccttatgaatgtaaactATGTGGAAAGCTTTTTACACAGAGTGCTCATGTTATagtacatcagaaaatccacactggagagaattCTCATGAATGTAAACAATGTGAAAAATCTTTTAGAGTGAGTAGCTATCTTACTgcacatcagaaaatccacaatAGCCAAAAACCTCATGAATTTAAACAATGTGGAAATGCTTTTTCACAGAACTCAAGTtcacatcagaaaatccacactggagaaaattATGAATGTAATCGATGTGGAAGGGCTTTTACACAGAGGATTCATCTTATTAAACATCAgcgaattcacactggagagaaaccttatgaatgtaatcaatgtggaaaagcttttacatGGAAGAATAAGCTTACTAAACATcaaagaattcacactggagagaaaccttatgaatgtaatcaatgtggaaaggcttttagagaaaagagatttcttactgaacatcagagaacccacactggagaaaaaccttatgaatgtaaccaatgtgaaaaggcttttagagaaaaaagatttcttattgaacatcagagaatccacagtggagagaaaccttatgaatgtcaacagtgtggaaaagcttttacacaGAGGGCTCATCTtattaaacatcagagaatccacactggagagaatgctcatgaatgtaatcaatgtgaaaTGTCTTTTAGAGTGAAACGATATCTTATTGCACACCAGAGAATACACACTGGAGAAAATCTTTATGAATGTaaacaatgtggaaaggcttttacacgaAAGACTGTTTTTTTccaacatcagagaatccatactggagagaggccttataaatgtaatcagtgtggcaAGGCTTTTACATGGAGGACTGGCTTTTTtcaacatcagaaaatccacactggagagaagccttatgaatgtaatcagtgtggcaAGGCTTTTACATGGAGGACTGATTTtattaaacatcagagaatccacactggagagaggCCTTATGAATGTCaacaatgtggaaaggcttttacacagAGGGCTCATCTtactaaacatcagagaatccacattgGAGAGAATTCtcatgaatgtaatcaatgtgaaaAGTCTTTTAGACTGAAGAGTTATCTTATTGCGCACCAGAGAATCCACAGTGGAGACAATCTTTATGAATGTaaacaatgtggaaaggcttttacacaaaGCACTCATCTTATTGTACATCAGTGTAATCAATGTGAAAAGTCTATGAGTAAAGAGCTATCTTATTGCACATCAGAGACTTCATAA